Proteins from a genomic interval of Candidatus Eisenbacteria bacterium:
- a CDS encoding 4Fe-4S dicluster domain-containing protein — protein sequence MTYVIVKDICEGESSCVDVCPVDCIKKGEGQNAKGTAWFFVVAEDCVSCNACLEACPVEGAVLPD from the coding sequence TGACCTACGTCATCGTCAAGGATATCTGCGAAGGCGAAAGCTCTTGCGTGGACGTCTGCCCCGTCGACTGCATCAAGAAGGGGGAGGGGCAAAACGCCAAGGGAACCGCCTGGTTTTTCGTTGTGGCCGAAGACTGCGTCAGCTGCAACGCCTGCCTTGAGGCCTGCCCGGTCGAGGGCGCGGTCCT